Genomic DNA from Jejubacter calystegiae:
CAACAGCGCCACGCCGACTGACATATCGTCCAGTCGACCGGCAGCGTTCAAACGCGGCCCCAGGGCAAAGCCCAGGTCGCTGGCATTCAGACGTTTAGGATCGCGGTTCGCCACTTCCAGCAAGGCGCGAATTCCCGGACGACAGTGGCCAGCGCGGATACGGCTCAGCCCCTGCCAGGTCAGAATTCGGTTGTTGGCATCGAGCGGTACCACGTCCGCTACCGTTCCCAGCGCCACCAGATCGAGGAATTCGGCCAGGTTGGGGATCGTGAGTCCCTGCTGCTCAAACCAGGCGCTATCGCGCAGATGGGCTCGCAGCGCCAGCATCAGATAAAAGGCGACCCCAACGCCCGCCAGCGATTTCGACGGGAAGTCGCAATCCGCCAGATTTGGGTTAATGATGGCATCCGCCGCCGGTAGCGTTTCGCCCGGCAGGTGGTGATCGGTCACCACCACCGGTAGCCCCAGTTCGTGAGCCCGGGCCACCCCGGAATGAGAGGAAATACCGTTATCCACGGTCACTATCATCTGCGCGCCGCGGGCATGGGCCTGATCTACCACTTCGGGGCTCAGTCCATAACCATCCTCAAAGCGATTCGGCACCAGATAGCTTATCTGTTTGCCGCCAAAAGCGCGTAGTGCAAGAACGCTCAGGGCGGTACTGGTAGCGCCGTCGGCGTCGAAATCGCCCACCACCACGATATGCAGATTATCGATGAGCGCCTGATGCAGCAGTTTTACCGCCTGGGCCATACCGTTAAGCTGCTGCCAGGGCAGCAGCCCTTTGGCGCTACGCTCCAGATCCGCCATACTGCGTACGCCTCGACTGGCATAGAGTCGCTGCAGCAAAGGTGGCACCTGCGCCGGGAAGACAACGGTCGTGTCTGACTCCCGGCGCCGAAGTTGCGTTTGTTGTTCCACCCGTTACTGCCCGCCTGCCGTCAGCTTCTTGTGCTGATCCAGGAAGGCCTTCAGCTCTTTCGGCCCCTGATAGCCCGGAATCAGCGAGCCGTCGTTCAGGACCATCGCTGGCGTGCCCTGAACCCCGAACTGAACGCCCAGCGCATAATGCTGAGTGAGGTCGATATCACAGCTGGCGGCCGCGACTTTTCCGCCCTTCATCGCGCTATCAAAGGCCTTACGCGGATCGCTGGCGCACCAGATGCTCTTCATATCGCTCTCGGCCTGACTCTGGGGCCCCTGGCGCGGGAAAGCGAGATAGCGCACCGTGATGCCCAGAGCGTTATAGTCGCTCATCTCTTCATGCAGCTTGCGGCAGTAGCCGCAGGTGATATCGGTGAAAACCGTGATAACGTACTGCTCTTTCGGCGCCTTATAGACGATCATCTCTTTGCTCAGGGCGTTCAGCTTGCCCATCAGCAGCTTATTGGTCACGTTGACCGGCTGGCCGCCGCTCACATCATACAGCGGCCCCTGTAGCAGGTGCTTGCCGTCTTCCGTGATATAGAGCGCGCCGCTGTTGGTTAATACGGTTTTCAGACCGGGCACCGGCGCGTCTTTAATCTCTGCCTGCCCCATTCCCAGTTTGCTCAGGGTCTGTTTAATGGCAGCGTCATCAGCGTGGGCGGCGCCAGCAAAGGTAGCGGCCAGCAGCGAAAAGAGTACAAGACCTTTTTTCATCAATAATCCTTTGTCGTGTTGAAGCACTCACGCCCGCGGGTGGTGCTGTTGATGCAGCTGACGCAAACGCTCGGTCGCCACATGAGTATAAATCTGAGTGGTGGAAAGGTCGCTGTGTCCCAGCAACATCTGCACCACGCGTAAATCCGCACCGTGATTGAGCAGGTGGGTGGCAAACGCATGACGTAGTACATGAGGCGATAGCTTATCACCGTCAATACCGGCCAGCGCGGCATAATGTTTGATTCGATGCCAGAAAGTCTGGCGCGTCATCTGGCGCCCCCGCTGGCTGGGAAACAGCACGTCGCTGGTCTGGCCGTTTAACAGCCAGGGGCGGCCATGGGTCAGATAGTTTTCCAGCCACCACACCGACTCTTCGCCCAGCGGCACCAGCCGTTCCTTATTCCCTTTACCAATCACCCGCACCACCCCCTGACGCAGGCTGACGTCGCTAAGCTGTAGCCCCACCAGTTCAGAAACGCGCAGTCCCGTGGCGTAGAGCAGCTCCAGCATCGCTTTGTCACGCAGCTCCAGAGGCTGCTCCACCAGCGGCGCCTGAAGCAGACGTTCCACCTGAGCCTCGCTCAAATCTTTGGGCAAACGCTGGGGAAGTTTTGGCGAAGAGAGTAGCGCGCTGGGATCGTCCGGGCGCATTTTTTCGCGATAGAGATACTGGAACAGGCGGCGCAGCGCGCTCAACAGACGGGCGGAACTGGTGGCCTTGTAGCCCCCTTCCACCCGTTCAGCCAGCAGCGCCTGAAGTTCCGGCGCACCGGCGCGCAGCAAATCGCTACCCTGATGATGCAGCCAGCAAACCACCGTTTTCAGGTCGCGGCGATAGGCGCTGAGCGTATTCTCCGCCAGGCTGCGCTCCAGCCAGAGCGCGTCGAGAAACTGTTCAATGCGGGCTAAATCCTGTTCCACTTTTGGCTCTCTTTTATACGCAGACCCGCATTATACCCAAATTTAAGCGCTATGCAGATTCACGCCCAGTCGCCTGAAGGATAAATGCATGCCGCCGGAATCTGATACACTTGCCGCCAGACACGTTGAATAACTGAGTAGTCATCGCTATGAATATCGGCCTCTTTTATGGCTCCAGCACCTGTTATACCGAGATGGCGGCAGAGAAGATCCGCGACATTATCGGCCCGGAACTGGTCACCCTGCATAATCTTAAAGACGACGCCCCTGCGCTGATGGAGCAGTACGATGTATTGATCCTTGGTATTCCCACCTGGGACTTCGGTGAAATTCAGGAGGACTGGGAAGCCGTCTGGGACCAGCTCGATAGCCTGAATTTGCAGGGTAAAATTGTGGCCCTGTATGGCATGGGCGATCAGTTGGGCTACGGGGAATGGTTCCTGGACGCACTGGGTATGCTACATGACAGGCTGGCCCCCAAAGGGGTGGATTTCATCGGTTACTGGCCGACCGAAGGCTATGAATTTACCAGCCCGAAACCGGTTATCGCTGACGGTCAGCTGTTCGTGGGGCTGGCGCTGGATGAAACCAATCAGTATGACCTGAGCGATGAACGTATTCAGGTATGGTGTGAGCAGATTCTGGGAGAGATGGCGGAACGTCTCGCCTGATGAACGGCGGCGTCAGCCGCAATGCCCGACACCTGGAATTACTCGCCCTGCAACCGACGGGTACGTAACAGACGGCGCAGATTGCGCCACTCCTCTTCCCGCAAACAATCCGCTGCCAGCCACAGCAGCTGGCGCTTGCGGGTTTCCGGACACTTAAGCCGCAACAGCATGCCGCCAGGCAGCGGCAACGGTCGGCCAGAAAATTCCCAGACCTTACCCTGCCACCTCAGACGGTCATCGTCGAGCAGCGCCAGCTCTCCCTGACAGGCATGGATACGCCGCTGGCTACGCACGCAGTCGAATACCACAAGGGCAATCAGCAGCAGCCAGATGGGCATATAGCTCAAAGGCCAGGGAAGCAGCAGAATGGCGGTCGCGACTATCCCATGCGCCAGCAGAGAGAGCCACTGCGCCTGCCAGGAGACCCGGAGATCACATTGCCACAGGACCACGTTCCTGGTTCCGCTGTTGAATCAACCGTACCATACGCAATAACTCCGCATCCGCGGGCGCACCGTGATTCATCAACCAGTTGAAGAGGTCGGGGTCATCACACTCCAGCAAACGGACGAACAGCTGTTTGTCGGTATCGCTGAGGGTGTCGTATTCGTATTCGAAGAAGGGCATGATGGAGATATCCAGTTCACGCATGCCACGACGGCAAGCCCAGTGGATTCGGGCTTTATTATTGATATCCATACTCTCTTACCTGCTTAACAGACAGTTGGGTGACGGCAGATAGTGTAACTGTTTTTTTGCTATTTCCATTACTGAATGTTGCATCCTGCGCTGAATTTCCGTGAAATATTTTCGCTACTGGCGCATTTTTGCACCACTTTGCGTACCCGGCCGCAGTATCCATGAAGGGCATTTGCCCAAGATAATTCGAGTTGCAGGACATATCTACTACAGGCAGATATGAACGTGCTTCAGCACGGCCCCGAAGGGGCGAGGCCCGCCAGGGCCTCGTAACGCGGCAAGTGAGTGACAAACCGGTTTACCGGTTTGAACCTGGCCCACAGGGTGAGCCGAAGGCTCATCATCCCTGGGAGCATAGACAACTATGTGACCAGGGTGAATGCGCATAGCCAACACACCTGCGGCTCGAAGTATGAAGGGCACAAATCGCGCTATCAAAGCGCTTGCATTGACAGGCGGCTCTTTTACCATTAGGTGATATTCATCACGAGTCAACTTTGGGACTTTGCTATGGCTTTCAATCCGTTTCCTCCCCGCCAACCCGGGGCCAGCGCGCGTCTGCCCCTTACGCTGATGACCCTTGACGACTGGGGGTTGGTGACTGTTTCCGGCCCGGACAGCGAAAAGTATCTGCAGGGGCAGGTCACTGCTGATATCGCCCTGATGACGGAAAACCAGCACTTACTGGTGGCGCACTGCGATCCCAAGGGCAAAATGTGGAGCAACCTGCGACTGTTCCGCCGCCATGATGGCTTCGCCTTTATTGAGCGCCGCAGCGTGCGTGACGCACAGCTTGCCGCCCTGAAAAAATATGCCGTTTTCTCGAAAGTCACCATCGAAGCAGACGACAACACCGTTCTGCTTGGCGTGGCCGGTTTCCAGGCGCGATCGGCGCTGACCAGTCTGTTCGGCACGCTGCCGGATGCCGATACGCCGCAGGTAAACGATGGGGATACCCAACTGATGTGGCTGCCGTGGCCCGCGGAACGTTTCCTGATCGTCACCGATGCCGCAGGCGCGGAACGGTTAACGGAATCGCTACGCGGTGAAGCCCAGCTCAATAACAGCGACCAGTGGCTGGCGTTGGATATAGAAGGCGGCCTGCCGGTGATCGACAGCGCCAACAGCGAGCAATTTATTCCCCAAGCCACCAACCTACAGGTGATGGGCGGCATCAGCTTTAAAAAAGGGTGCTATACCGGCCAGGAGATGGTGGCGCGTGCTAAATTCCGCGGCGCCAATAAACGCGCGCTGTGGCTGCTGGAAGGTCAGGCCGGGCGGGTGCCGGAATCCGGGGAAAGCATGGAGCTGAAGATGGGCGAAAACTGGCGCCGTACCGGTACCGTACTGGCTGCCGTGCGCCTGGACGACGGTCGACTGCTGGCGCAGGTGGTCATGAACAATGATATGGAAGAGGGAAGCCTGTTCCGGGTTCATGAAGACGAAGGCGGCGAACTGACCATCGCTCCCCTGCCCTATACCCTGGTTGAAGAGTAACGTAACCGCCCCCCGCAAGGGGGGCTGGTATCAGCGGACATAGAGATAAATCGCCAGGAAATGGCAGACGCTACCGCCCAGTACGAAGCCATGCCAGATGGCGTGGTTATAGGGAATACGCCGACAGACGTAAAAGATAACGCCCAGCGAATAGACCAGGCCACCTACCGCCAGTAGCGTCACGCCGCCCACGGATAGCCTGATGGCCAGTTGATAAACCACAATCAGCGACAGCCAGCCCATCACCAGATAGGTGATTACCGACAGTATCTTAAAACGGTGGGCGATAGTGAGCTTGAACAGAATTCCTAACAGCGCCAGGCTCCAGATAACGATCATCAACCCGTGAGCCAGCGGGGAATCCAGTCCCACCAGCAGAAACGGCGTGTAGGTTCCGGCAATCAACAAATAAATAGCGCAATGGTCAAACTTTTTCAGCCAGCGTTTGGCGCGCTCATGAGGTATCGCATGATAGAGTGTGGAAGCAAGAAACAGCAGGATCATGCTGCCGCCGTACAGGCTGTAGCTGGTAATAGCGGTGGCACCGGCGTTGGCATCTACCGCCTGAACCAGCAGCAGTACCAGTCCGACAATGCCGAAGACCAGGCCTATGCCGTGGCTAACGCTGTTGGCGATCTCCTCCGCCAGCGAGTATCCCTGAGCGATCAATGGTTTTCGGGCCATACGAGTTGCGACTCCGCGGGTATGATGACGAAAAAATCAGCGCCCCCAGCATAACCGCAAATAATTCCAGCGAACAACTGTTAGCTCAAAATAATTGTGTGACTGCCTGTAACTGTCAGCGCTCCGCATCGCGTCAGCCTGCCTTTTCCTTTACAATCAGACCATTGTAGACCCTAACCGGAGACCCCGAAATGACCGCCACCGCCACCCCCGATGCCCTGCACCAGGTTATCGCCTTCCTGATGGAGCTGGATAAGCTCAAACAGGTGGAGCGGCGAACCCGGCTTATCGGCAACAGCCGCCATGAAAACTCCGCCGAACACAGCTGGCATCTGGCGATGGGCGCACTGAGCCTGTACCCGTTCGCGCCGCAGGGGGTCGATATTGGTCGGGTCGTGAAAATGGCGCTGCTTCACGACATCGTGGAGATCGACGTGGGTGACGTACTGGTCTACGATCTGGCAGGCCGCGAAGCGGTGGAAGAGCAGGAAGCCCGGGCCGCCGAACGTCTTTTCGGGTTACTGCCCCAGCCCATGGCGGGCGAGTTTCTGCTGCTCTGGCAGGAATACGAAGCGGGTGAAAGTCTGGATGCCCGCTTTGCCGGCGCTCTGGATCGCGTCCTGCCGGTGTTGCAGAATCTGCATAATGAAGGCCGCAGCTGGCTGGAAAATAATATTGCTCTGGAGCAGGTTATACAGCGTAACGCCCACGTAGCCGACACCCTGCCCGAGCTGTGGCACTATGTGGAAGGCCAGCTTCAGATTGCTCAGCAGAAAGGCTGGCTGCGTTAAAGCCGCCGCAAGAGGAATAGCCACGTGTCGATGTTCACCCATGCCGCCATCGCCAGCCTCAATAACCTGGAGATGACGGTCTACCACTTTGTCATTAAAAATCGCGACAAAGTGATGTACATGACCATTCGCGAGCTGGCGGAAGCGGCAGGGGTTTCCACCACCACGGTGTTACGCTTCTGCCGTAAGCTTAACTGCGATGGCTATTCCGAATTCCGTATTCGCTATAAGCTCTGGCTGGAGCAGAATACGCCACAGCAGGATATTTTCGCCGTGGGTGAAATCATCCGCTATTTTAACAGCATCAATACCGCCGAATTTGATACCCTGCTCGATCGCGCCGCCGAGATTATTCTTGCTTCTGAGCGCATTATTTTCGTTGGCGTAGGCACTTCTGGCGCCATGGCGAAATATGGCGCCCGCTACTTTTCTAATATGGGGAAATTCAGTAATCATATTGATGACCCTTATTTCCCGATCACCAGCGATATGGCCCGTAATGCGCTGGCTATCGTGCTGTCGGTTTCCGGCGAAACCGAAGAGATTCTGCGCTTCGCCAGCCAGTTCAGCCTGCACCACTGCAAGGTGCTCTCGGTCACCAGCCACGACGGTTCACGACTGGCAAAGCTGGCCGATTTTAATATCTCGTGGCACATCCCCCAGACCCGCCTTGACGGCGGTTATGACATCACCACCCAGATCCCGGTTATCTATATCCTGGAATCGCTTGGCCGCCGACTGGTCAGAAAATAGCGAATAAAAAAACAGGGTGTTTTTTATAAGTAACATGTCACTTTTTCTGCTATTTGTTATAGCGTGACTTTTTATTTCTCTTTGCTAGACTCGGCCTCAACAGCAATAATCAGGCTGGTTTATCACCTTATAATTTAATTATATTTACGGTATCTGAAAGAGAATGAAGAATATGAAAAAACTGACCCTTGCGAAAGACTTTCTGTGGGGCGGCGCGGTCGCCGCGCACCAGGTAGAAGGCGGCTGGAACAAAGGCGGAAAGGGGCCGAGCATCTGCGACGTACTAACCGGCGGCGCTCACGGCGTTCCCCGCGAAATCACCCAAACCGTTGAGCCGGGTAAGTACTACCCGAACCACGAAGCCATCGACTTTCACGGTCGCTATAAAGAAGACGTAAAGCTGTTCGCCGAAATGGGGTTTAAGTGCTTTCGCACCTCCATTGCCTGGACCCGCATTTTCCCGAAAGGCGACGAGCAGGAGCCCAATGAAGAGGGCCTGCAGTTCTACGACGATTTATTCGACGAACTGTTAAAATACAATATCGAACCGGTGGTGACCCTTTCCCACTTTGAAATGCCGCTGCACCTGGTACAGCAGTACGGCGCCTGGACTAACCGTAAGGTGGTGGATTTCTTCGTGAACTTCGCCCGGGTGGTGTTCGAGCGCTATAAGAACAAAGTGAAGTACTGGATGACCTTTAACGAGATCAATAACCAGCGTAACTGGCGGGCGCCGCTGTTTGGCTACTGCTGTTCCGGCGTGGTCTATACCGAACATGAAAATCCGCAACAGACCATGTACCAGGTGATGCATCACCAGTTTGTCGCCAGCGCCATGGCGGTGAAGATTGGCCACCAGATCAATCCGGAGATGAAAATTGGCTGCATGCTGGCCATGGTGCCGCTCTATCCGTTCTCCTGTAAGCCAGAGGATGTGATGTTCGCCCAGGAGGCCATGCGCGAGCGCTACGTCTTTACCGACGTGCAGATGCGCGGCTACTACCCCTCTTACGTGCTGAATGAATGGCAGCGCCGCGGATTTACTATCCAGATGGAGCCTGGTGACGAGCAGGTACTGCGCGAAGGCTGCTGTGACTATCTGGGTCTCAGCTACTACATGACCAACGCGGTACAGGCGGAAGGCGGCAGCGGCGACGCGCTTTCCGGCTTCCAGGGAAGCGTGCCTAACCCGCACGTTAAGGCCTCCGACTGGGGCTGGCAGATTGACCCGGTAGGCCTGCGCTACGCGCTGTGCGAACTGTGGGAACGCTATCAGAAGCCGCTGTTCATCGTGGAAAACGGCTTCGGCGCGGTGGATACCCCAGAAGCGGACGGTACCATCAACGACGACTACCGCATCGACTATCTGCGTGCCCACGTGGAAGAGATGAAAAAGGCCGTCACTTACGACGGCGTGGAGCTGATGGGCTACACCCCCTGGGGCTGCATCGACTGCGTCTCCTTCACCACCGGCCAGTATGATAAGCGCTACGGCTTTATCTATGTGAATAAGCACGACGAGGGCAGCGGCGATATGTCCCGTTCCCGTAAGAAGAGCTTTTACTGGTATCAGCAGGTAATCGCCAGCAACGGCGAAACGCTGTAATCCCACCGCCACGCCCTGTCGGGCGTGGCGTTATGCTATCCCTCTGATTATTCATTCGTTAAAAGCTATCACAGCGATAGAGGCGACCAGTTAAAGTTGTTGACGCTCATCAATCCTGATTATTTTTTCACCCGGCACTATGGCGAGGCACATTTGCTTCTGAAGGGATAACAGGACAATGAAAAAAATAACTAAACTCGGGGTAGGGATGCTGGCCATCGCCACCATCTGCTATTTTGGTCTGGTGGGTTATGTCTGGCAGCATGACAAACAGCGCAATGTCGCAACGCTACCAGAAAAATCCACTCCGGAAATCAACCGTAGCGTGCTGGGCATTATGCGCGAAAAAGGCTGCGACTACTGCCATACGGTATCCGCCAATTTGCCATTTTACGCCTCGCTTCCCGTGGCGAAGCAGCTGATGGAGTACGACATGACCCTGGGCTACAAATCCTTTAGCCTGGAGCCAGTTATGCGTAGCCTACGGGAAAAGGGGCCTGTCCCCCAGAGCGATCTCAGTAAGATCGAATGGGTGATGGAGCACCAGACCATGCCGCCAACCCGCTATACCGCCCTGCACTGGGCCGGTAGCTTTAGCGATAGCGAACGCGCCACCCTGCTCGAATGGGTGAAAGAGCAGCGGCTGAAATATTACGCCGCGCCGGATATGGCAAAATCACGCCTCAATGAGCCGGTACAGCCCATTCCACGCGCACTGCCGGTCGATGGGCAAAAAGTGGCTCTGGGCTTCCGCCTGTATCACGATCCGCGCCTGTCAGGTGATAACTCCATTTCGTGCGCGCACTGCCACCAGTTGGGTGCAGGCGGTGTGGATAGCAGAAAGACTTCGCTCGGGGTCAGGAATCAGATCGGCCCTATCAACGCTCCTACCGTCTTTAACGCGGTCTTTAACGTCGAACAGTTCTGGGACGGTCGTGCCGCCACGCTTCAGATCCAGGCTGGTGGGCCGCCGCTCAATCCCATCGAAATGGCGTCCGAATCCTGGCAGCAGATTATCGACAAGCTGAGCCAGGACAACGTCTTCGTCCGCGAATTTAGCGCCGTTTATCCACAGGGGCTTAGCAGCGTCACCATCACCGACGCCATCGCCGAATTTGAAAAGACGCTGATTACGCCGGACTCCCCGTTCGATAATTACCTGCGCGGCGACGACAGTGCCCTGACGGCACAACAGAAACGCGGATGGCAGCTGTTTAAAGATAACAAGTGCGCCACCTGCCATACCGGTACAATTCTGGGGGGACGCTCGTTCGAACCGCTGGGGCTGAAGCGCGATTTTGCCTTCGGTACGGTCACCGACGCCGATGTGGGGCGAATGAACGTGACGCGTGAAGTACGCGACCGGTTGCGCCAGAAGGTACCAACCCTGCGTAACGTGGCGCTGACCGCTCCTTACTTCCATCGCGGTGATGTTGCCACGCTGGATGAAGCCGTGAAGCTGATGCTGCGCTATCAGGTGGGGACATCATTACCCCAGAAGGATGTGGACGATATTGTCGCGTTCCTGGAAAGCCTGACCGGGGTTTATACGCCTTACCCCATGCCGTAACGCATTCTCTCGTAGGGGGGGGACTGATAGCGATAAAATTTTATCCAGCCCGCCCCGATAATGGTGATAACGGGTAGCAGTATTTACCGGTTATCACTCCTGTTCACTACGAAGAAACTATTATGGACGTCGCTCATATTGATTCCATGTCGGCCACGCCAGATCAGATGCAGCTACGCTGCCGGGATCGGCAATACCGTTCTCAAAAAAGCCATCAATTCGCAGTCCGGTACCGCGCTCACCCTTCTGGAATCCGAACCTGTACTACCGTCGAATCCGGCAATTAATCGCAATATTAACGTGACGGACTAATCAGAACCGGGGCGCCTGCGCCCCATTGAATGGCAGGAAAGCGCTATTTTCCCCCGGACAGGTCAATAAAACTGCCGGTGACGTAAGAGGCGCTATCGCTTAACAGCCATGCGATAGCTTCCGCGACCTCCTGCGGCTGACCCCCACGCTGCATCGGCAGCGATGCCTTAACCCGATCCACACGGCCAGGCTCGCCGCCATCACCATGCATGTCGGTATAGATAAAACCGGGACGCACGCCATTAACCCGAATGCCCTGCCCTGCAACTTCCAGCGACAGGCCGGTTGTCATGGTATCTATAGCCCCTTTAGAAGCGGCATAGTCGACATACTCTCCGGGGGATCCCAGCCGCGCTGCCGCAGACGAGACGTTAACGATAGCGCCGCCCGCCCCGCCGTGGCGATGGGACATGCGCTTTACCGCTTCACGGCAGCACAGAAAGGAGCCAGTCACGTTGGTCGCCAGCACCCGGTTTATCCGTTCGGCATCCAGCTGTTCAAGCGTTGCCTGCTGGAATAAGATACCGGCATTATTCACCAGTGCGCTGAGCGGTTCACCCGCCCGATCCAGACGTTCAAACATCGCAACCACCTGCTGCTCGTCGGCAATATCGGCCTGTACCGCGAAGGCGCTACCGCCTGCGGCAGCGATCTCCTCAACCACCTGGCTGGCCGCCGCTTCATTACGCAGATAGTTTACCGCCACGCAGTACCCCTGACGGGCCAGCAGCAGTGAGGTGGCCCGCCCAATTCCCCGGCTGGCGCCGGTGACCAGAGCCAGTGTCATAGGTTATTCCTCTGCAGATGTGCGAACATTTCCCCCTCACCCTGGCCCTCTCCCCGAGGGGAGAGGGAACTTTAGATTACTGATATTCGCTGATGGGAACACAGGAACAGAACAGATTACGGTCACCGTAAACGTCATCCAGACGTTTTACCGTCGGCCAGTATTTGTTCTGCTGCCCGGCCGGGAATACCGCCAGTTCACGGCTGTAAGGGTGACTCCACTCGCTCACCAGCTCCTGCTGAATGTGCGGCGCGTTAACCAGCGGGTTATCCTCCAGCGGCCACTCGCCGTCCGCCACCCGGTCGATTTCGCGACGAATGGTCAGCATGGCGTCGATAAAGCGATCCAGTTCCATTTGGCTTTCCGATTCCGTCGGCTCCACCATCAGGGTGCCCGCCACCGGGAAGGACATGGTCGGCGCATGGAAACCGTAATCGATCAGACGCTTGGCGATATCCATTTCACTGATACCGGTCTGCTCTTTCAGCGGACGAATATCCAGGATGCACTCATGGGCCACCCGACCATCGCGCCCGGTATAGAGCACCGGATAAGCCGACTTCAGGCGGCTGGCGATGTAGTTGGCGTTCAGAATCGCCACCTGGCTCGCCTTCTTCAGACCCTGAGCCCCCATCATCCGGATATACATCCAGCTAATGGGCAGGATCGACGCGCTGCCGAACGGCGCGGCGGAAACCGCCCCCTGAGTGGTCAGCGTTCCTTCAATCTGCACCACGCTGTGGCCCGGCACGAACGGTGCCAGATGCGCTTTCACGCCGATGGGGCCCATACCCGGACCGCCGCCGCCGTGCGGAATGCAGAAGGTTTTGTGCAGATTCAGGTGCGAAACATCCGCGCCGATATGGCCCGGGCTGGTGATCCCCACCTGGGCGTTCATATTGGCGCCATCCAGATACACCTGACCGCCAAACTGATGCACTATCTGGCAAACCTCGCGGATCGTCTCTTCATAAACGCCGTGGGTGGAAGGATAGGTCACCATGATGCAGGAAAGCTGCTCCCCCGCCTGTTCCGCCTTCGCCCGCAGATCCGCAAGATCGATATTGCCCTGTTTATCACAGGCCACTACCACCACCTGCATTCCCGCCATTTGGGCCGAGGCCGGGTTGGTGCCGTGGGCGGAGCTCGGGATCAGGCAGATATCGCGCCCGCTTTCGTTGCGGCTGGCATGATAGCGACGAATCGCCAGCAGACCGGCATATTCCCCCTGGGCGCCGGAGTTCGGCTGCATGCAAAGCGCATCATAGCCGGTCAGCTTCACCAGCCACTCGGAAAGCTGGCCTATCATCAACTGATAGCCTTCCGCCTGCTCCGGCGGGCAGAAAGGATGCAGGCTGGCGAATTCCGGCCAGGTGATGGGGATCATCTCTGCCGCCGCGTTGAGCTTCATGGTGCAGGAGCCCAACGGGATCATCGCCTGGTTAAGGGCCAGATCCTTACGCTCCAGGCCGTGCATGTAGCGCATCATCTCGGTTTCGCTATGGTAGCGATTAAAGTTGGGATGCGTCAGGATCTCGTCGTCGCGCAACATAGCCTGCGGCACGGAGCGGCTGTCGAGCGCCACCTCTTTATCCAGCGCGTCAATCTCAAAACCATGATCGTCGCCTGTCAGCACGCTAAGCAGATCGAGAACGTCCTGACGGGTGGTGGTTTCATCCAGGGTAATGCCTACCGCGCCCGGAGTATCGCTGCGCAGGTTGATTTCGCGCTGCTCCGCCCGGGCCAGAACGCCCGCCTTATCTGCCACTTCAACGCACAGAGTATCGAACCAGCTCTCGTGGCGCAGCGTTAGCCCCTTCGTCTTCAACCCGGCGGCCAGAATATCGGTGAAGCGGTGGA
This window encodes:
- the gcvP gene encoding aminomethyl-transferring glycine dehydrogenase, with product MNQTLSQLENSEAFIDRHIGPSSEQQKQMLEAVGADSLDALIAQIVPADIQLAEPPNTSGAATEHDALAELKAIARRNKCFKSWIGMGYAAVHTPPVILRNMLENPGWYTAYTPYQPEVSQGRLEALLNFQQLTLDLTGLDIASASLLDEATAAAEAMAMAKRASKLKGANRFFVAADVHPQTLDVVRTRAETFGFEVIVDEARRATEHQDLFGVLLQQAGTTGEVHDYGDLIAELKSRKIIVSVAADLMALVLLTAPGKQGADIAFGSAQRFGVPMGYGGPHAAFFAARDEFKRSMPGRIIGVSRDASGQTALRMAMQTREQHIRREKANSNICTSQVLLANIAGFYAVWHGPQGLKRIANRIHRFTDILAAGLKTKGLTLRHESWFDTLCVEVADKAGVLARAEQREINLRSDTPGAVGITLDETTTRQDVLDLLSVLTGDDHGFEIDALDKEVALDSRSVPQAMLRDDEILTHPNFNRYHSETEMMRYMHGLERKDLALNQAMIPLGSCTMKLNAAAEMIPITWPEFASLHPFCPPEQAEGYQLMIGQLSEWLVKLTGYDALCMQPNSGAQGEYAGLLAIRRYHASRNESGRDICLIPSSAHGTNPASAQMAGMQVVVVACDKQGNIDLADLRAKAEQAGEQLSCIMVTYPSTHGVYEETIREVCQIVHQFGGQVYLDGANMNAQVGITSPGHIGADVSHLNLHKTFCIPHGGGGPGMGPIGVKAHLAPFVPGHSVVQIEGTLTTQGAVSAAPFGSASILPISWMYIRMMGAQGLKKASQVAILNANYIASRLKSAYPVLYTGRDGRVAHECILDIRPLKEQTGISEMDIAKRLIDYGFHAPTMSFPVAGTLMVEPTESESQMELDRFIDAMLTIRREIDRVADGEWPLEDNPLVNAPHIQQELVSEWSHPYSRELAVFPAGQQNKYWPTVKRLDDVYGDRNLFCSCVPISEYQ